A stretch of Chitinophagaceae bacterium DNA encodes these proteins:
- a CDS encoding zinc ribbon domain-containing protein, which produces MYPEFICQSCTMPIDNMADRGTEMDGSKSTEYCRYCYKGGNMVEPEMTLDQMKELVEKQMRKIKLPEGIIQQSLKALPHLKRWQKVHA; this is translated from the coding sequence ATGTACCCGGAATTTATTTGCCAGAGTTGTACAATGCCTATTGATAACATGGCCGACAGGGGAACCGAAATGGATGGCTCAAAAAGTACCGAGTATTGCAGGTATTGCTACAAGGGCGGAAACATGGTGGAGCCGGAAATGACACTTGATCAGATGAAGGAACTGGTGGAGAAGCAGATGAGGAAGATCAAACTCCCCGAAGGGATCATTCAACAATCACTAAAAGCACTGCCGCATCTGAAACGCTGGCAGAAAGTTCACGCATAA